Proteins encoded by one window of Gouania willdenowi chromosome 4, fGouWil2.1, whole genome shotgun sequence:
- the dcun1d4 gene encoding DCN1-like protein 4 isoform X2, protein MPPRKKRRPSAGDDMSAKKSRQDSVFRKHESSQIREEEIFSSKRCLEWFYEYAGCDDVVGPEGMEKFCEDIGVEPENVVMLVLAWKLDAQSMGYFTLQEWLRGMGSLQCDSTERLRNSLDYLRSVLNDSTSFKLIYRYAFDFAREKDQRSLDLNTAKCMLGLLLGKTWPLFPVFNQFLEQSKYKVINKDQWCNVLEFSRTINLDLSNYDEDGAWPVLLDEFVEWYKERQMS, encoded by the exons ATGCCCCCAAGGAAAAAGAGGAGACCCTCTGCTGGAGACGACATGTCTGCTAAGAAAAGTCGACAGGACAG TGTTTTCAGGAAACATGAATCATCGCAAATTCGTGAGGAAGAGATTTTTTCCAGTAAAAGATGCTTAGAATGGTTTTATGAATATGCAG GTTGTGATGATGTGGTGGGTCCAGAGGGAATGGAGAAGTTCTGTGAAGACATTGGAGTGGAACCAGAAAAT GTGGTGATGCTGGTTCTTGCATGGAAGCTGGACGCACAGAGTATGGGCTATTTCACTCTTCAGGAATGGCTGAGAGGCATGGGCTCACTGCA GTGTGATTCAACGGAGCGGTTGAGGAATTCGCTCGACTACCTGAGATCAGTCCTGAATGACAGCACCAGCTTTAAACTCATTTATCGATATGCCTTTGATTTTGCTCGG GAAAAGGATCAGAGAAGTTTGGACTTAAACACAGCCAAGTGCATGTTGGGGCTTCTTCTAGGAAAGACGTGGCCACTGTTTCCCGTCTTTAACCAATTTCTAGAG CAATCAAAGTACAAAGTCATCAACAAAGACCAGTGGTGCAATGTTTTAGAGTTCAGTCGGACAATCAACCTGGACCTCAGTAACTACGATGAGGACGGTGCCT GGCCAGTTTTGTTGGATGAGTTTGTGGAATGGTACAAGGAACGACAGATGTCATAG
- the dcun1d4 gene encoding DCN1-like protein 4 isoform X1, with product MHSDAANFQLNSHLTTLASIHKIHHTLHRLNLTEDVGQQSHPSACCSRAMPPRKKRRPSAGDDMSAKKSRQDSVFRKHESSQIREEEIFSSKRCLEWFYEYAGCDDVVGPEGMEKFCEDIGVEPENVVMLVLAWKLDAQSMGYFTLQEWLRGMGSLQCDSTERLRNSLDYLRSVLNDSTSFKLIYRYAFDFAREKDQRSLDLNTAKCMLGLLLGKTWPLFPVFNQFLEQSKYKVINKDQWCNVLEFSRTINLDLSNYDEDGAWPVLLDEFVEWYKERQMS from the exons ATGCACTCTGATGCGGCAA atTTTCAGCTGAACTCCCATTTGACTACCCTGGCCAGCATTCATAAGATCCACCATACATTGCACAGACTG AACCTGACAGAAGACGTTGGACAACAGAGCCACCCTTCAG CTTGCTGCTCTAGAGCCATGCCCCCAAGGAAAAAGAGGAGACCCTCTGCTGGAGACGACATGTCTGCTAAGAAAAGTCGACAGGACAG TGTTTTCAGGAAACATGAATCATCGCAAATTCGTGAGGAAGAGATTTTTTCCAGTAAAAGATGCTTAGAATGGTTTTATGAATATGCAG GTTGTGATGATGTGGTGGGTCCAGAGGGAATGGAGAAGTTCTGTGAAGACATTGGAGTGGAACCAGAAAAT GTGGTGATGCTGGTTCTTGCATGGAAGCTGGACGCACAGAGTATGGGCTATTTCACTCTTCAGGAATGGCTGAGAGGCATGGGCTCACTGCA GTGTGATTCAACGGAGCGGTTGAGGAATTCGCTCGACTACCTGAGATCAGTCCTGAATGACAGCACCAGCTTTAAACTCATTTATCGATATGCCTTTGATTTTGCTCGG GAAAAGGATCAGAGAAGTTTGGACTTAAACACAGCCAAGTGCATGTTGGGGCTTCTTCTAGGAAAGACGTGGCCACTGTTTCCCGTCTTTAACCAATTTCTAGAG CAATCAAAGTACAAAGTCATCAACAAAGACCAGTGGTGCAATGTTTTAGAGTTCAGTCGGACAATCAACCTGGACCTCAGTAACTACGATGAGGACGGTGCCT GGCCAGTTTTGTTGGATGAGTTTGTGGAATGGTACAAGGAACGACAGATGTCATAG
- the sgcb gene encoding beta-sarcoglycan has protein sequence MASEQESSNGPVKKSMREKAIERRTINKEHNSNFKAGYVPIEEERLHKTGLRGRKGNMAVCIIVLLFLLALINLIITLVIWTVIRIGMNGCDSMEFHESGLLRFKQKADMGVVHPLHKSTVGGRKDQDLVIVGNNNPVVFQQGNTKLSVEKDKTSVVSDVGISFTDPRTQNTFFSTDFENHEFHLPKGVKVLSVKKASTERITSSAASDLNIKGDSKAIIRGNEGVNIMGRTVEFKMGGDIELRAENSIVLNGSVMFNASRIPNSAGDVYFNDGLERYKLCMCEDGTLFRVLVKFTNMGCQTSDNPCKKVY, from the exons GAGAGCTCCAATGGGCCGGTGAAGAAGTCCATGCGAGAAAAGGCTATAGAAAGACGTACAATCAACAAAGAACACAACAGTAACTTTAAAGCAGGTTATGTGCCCATAGAAGAAGAGCGTCTTCACAAAACAGGCCTGAGAGGACGCAAAGGGAACATGGCTGTGTGCATTAtcgtcctcctcttcctcctggcCTTAATCAACCTCATT ATCACGCTGGTCATATGGACTGTGATTCGAATCGGAATGAATGGTTGTGACAGTATGGAGTTTCATGAAAGCGGCCTGCTGCGTTTCAAGCAGAAAGCTGACATGGGGGTTGTCCACCCTTTGCACAAGAGCACAGTCGGAGGCCGAAAGGACCAGGACCTGGTCATTGTTGGCAACAACAACCCG GTTGTGTTCCAACAAGGCAACACCAAGCTGAGTGTAGAAAAGGACAAGACATCAGTCGTGAGTGACGTTGGCATTTCCTTTACGGACCCTCGGACGCAGAACACGTTTTTCAGCACAGACTTTGAAAACCACGAGTTCCATCTGCCCAAAGGAGTCAAAGTCCTCAGTGTTAAAAAAGCCTCTACAGAAAGG ATCACCAGTAGTGCAGCATCAGACCTGAATATCAAAGGAGACAGCAAGGCCATCATCCGTGGCAATGAGGGGGTCAACATCATGGGCCGCACTGTGGAGTTCAAAATGGGCGGAGACATTGAGCTCAGGGCT GAGAACAGCATCGTTCTCAACGGCTCCGTCATGTTCAACGCCTCACGCATCCCTAACTCAGCAGGTGATGTGTATTTTAACGACGGCCTGGAGAGGTACAAGCTCTGCATGTGCGAGGATGGGACTCTGTTTCGCGTGCTGGTGAAATTTACCAACATGGGATGTCAGACGTCAGATAACCCGTGTAAAAAAGTTTACTAA
- the lrrc66 gene encoding uncharacterized protein lrrc66 encodes MATAQGLLSAAVLLLVSPSLLRCSSSSSPACPQPCTCQRASLINCSASALSSMPPHIKDHVIELDLSHNSLGSVTLPHPHHNLRSIWLGNNNITHLSLCVKGKRARRYLRGRQGLRQRGQECVSWAPTLQLLSADRNQLQQLPEGLEHMESLQILQLSFNKISSLRKEALNRLYHLKELHLQQNLITSVHPQTFQDLVQLKVLDLSFNMLTSLHLSIFLPLRNIRADVRLDGNRWHCDCSMRSLRRWMIFDSSRGLESWNVVCASPSVLSGRDVLQLEEHDLNCFSSKNGQQFHQDVTVYRGSDILLSCSAQDSVWWTPNGQLSVIQPQVDLLLKDVTARDTGLYMCVSEGQIAAVYNLQISQDGGPKRGRRDLPSSSQQIFTQNSLNTLSRELKSRATQSNLALAVCLSIFLTFLVAFILGVLARPCIDVFWKSVTKKKNSNAANTISSVEQMQHDNEAYSFSEEPEMVGACRERRVTFSTVDFTGDNNVKYYDTVATGDQEGVSNNAGIHCETTMFEGHSDGDSGSETSLYQNKHNEGKKLSDGDDTSQTRGMEFEPIPEPTGLDKRRSLSSSSESSLHEKGSKEEHMAWEDNKTQAQFQLVTESVQQKADFSRKTKFVAPRNSQDGETEMVGFTSEAFTEWSPHIHPADNSVLPESEYSFEFSDSSQSTKSTSLKRHLAINTQSPSKDTSSSSESDDATTDHTDKHELGKLGIARFPSDSYDLQTRWPIIDLQYVPCIRNRLDIKPFLPASNSFSSSDSEDESAKTQYKQEKVVLDTSSHPVKLYQTTGRKQETQWPVVDVERTSRIKRRLDVKVQSKSSESSSSSSSEDETTEYATKHEKAELYTQKPPIKLSETVGHTQETKWPLLDLDQTTRLKRRLAIKTRSPSKDTSSSSESDDETTNQTGKHELGKLGIARFPSGSSNLQTSWPIIDLQYVPRIRKRLDIKPFLPASNSSSSSDSEDENAKTQYKQEKVVLDTSSPLVKLSQTTGRKQETQWPVVDVERTARIKTRLDVKVQSKSSESSSSSSSEDETTEPVIKHENAELYTQRLPIKLSETVGNTQETKWPLLNLDRTTRLKRRLAIKTQSPSKDTSSSSESDDETTNHTGKHELGKLGITRFPSSSSDLQTRWPIIDLQYVPRIRKRLDIKPLLPASNSFSSSDSEDESAKTQYKQEKVVLDTSSRPVKLYQTTGLKQDTQWPVVDVERTSRIKRRLDVKVQSKSSESSSSSSSEDETTEYATKHEKAELYTQSPPIKPSERVGNTQETKWPLLDLDRTTRLKRRLAIKTQSPSKDTSSSSESDDETTNHTGKHELGKLGITRFPSSSSDLQTRWPIIDLQYVPRIRKRLDIKPLLPASNSFSSSDSEDEGAKTQYKQEKVVLDTSSRPVKLYQTTGLKQDTQWPVVDVERTSRIKRRLDVKVQSKSSESSSSSSSEDETTEPVIKHENAELYTQRPPIKLSETVGNTQETKWPLLNLDRTTRLKRRLAIKTQSPSKDTSSSSESDDETTNHTGKHELGKLGITRFPSSSSDLQTRWPMIDLQYVPRIRKRLDIKPLLPASNSFSSSDSEDESAKTQYKQEKVVLDTSSRPVKLYQTTGLKQETQWPVVDVERTSRIKRRLDVKVQSKSSESSSSSSSEDETTEYATKHEKAELYTQRPPTKLSETVDHTQETKWPLLDLDRTTRLKRRLAIKTQSPSKDTSSSSESDDETTNHTGKHELGKLGITRFPSSSSDLQTRWPIIDLQYVPRIRKRLDIKPYLPASNTFSSSDSEDESAKPQYKQEKVVLDTSSRPVKLSQTLKQETQWPVIDVERTARIKRRLDVKVRSKFSESSSSSSSEDDTTKPINHQDEIKIEESDISMMKDSNSSQVESYPVTNLDDFDMIVTYKPFNSRRLDIKVSPPEVSASSSLLHSQQSESSSATSESDDENEDHDYNVMSKASEKDLIRSPTGSMLSLSPRSKTDHNIKLEKYTNLMDDFGNKLEHDNIHAAAEINPELQSRWATMNLGFSRFRKRIEISSSTPDKADSLLFSNAESETGTIASRARQKRILALQKLTQADSTMTLDGTPVTVSQDEWSSNSLTNNDNLSQDYSLSMTEHKSETNTERSSFDISHVKRNVDVVVREKHPVTSSLQSISHSSSSSSEAEIDPSVSDLSFGVPHIKRRLNIKAPSPQPSLTSTTESEKWTTGDTGIRPELKTDDSLITYKRLIMKTPSLPGDTFSSTSSSQTTDYLKEGYTATGRTAIAQKGENERVPDAPKKGFSFDDLFKKIKHSKNRAGEEMPPDIRWTGIGHHQLDLSSSPPSKSAHSTLLLPHGAPPKLPELPPPDSSNSSSSESDAETEEKHIELNPNQRGKYSSFSADGGSLAPSGAAYMSDRSLGGRGEPLRGVSVDGREVRGLRALKVKFSERQMWETENVNEPESLLSVGSHSGDIVKYHISNVDGEPFSQQRLTQSYPRAERREFQYSSSHYRKYESYDIGPPQEAPPPVPATPPPDESLERNWRSPPQSIKKQTREESRANQQQRDRNNPSLQTSQIYDSYNISQV; translated from the exons ATGGCTACAGCACAGGGGCTGCTGTCGGCTGCTGTGCTGCTCCTTGTGTCCCCATCTCTGCTCAGAtgttcctcctcatcctcacctGCCTGTCCACAGCCCTGCACCTGTCAGAGGGCTTCCCTAATCAACTGCTCTGCTTCGGCCCTTTCCTCTATGCCTCCACACATCAAGGACCATGTGATCGAGCTTGACTTGTCCCACAACAGCCTCGGCTCTGTGACGCTCCCCCATCCCCACCATAACCTCAGGAGCATATGGCTGGGAAACAACAATATCACACACTTATCTCTGTGTGTGAAGGGAAAACGTGCACGTCGCTATCTCAGAGGAAGACAGGGCTTGAGACAGAGGGGACAGGAGTGTGTGTCCTGGGCCCCCACCCTGCAGCTGCTATCTGCTGACAGGAATCAGCTCCAGCAACTCCCAGAAG GTTTGGAACATATGGAGTCCTTACAGATTCTACAGCTCTCCTTTAACAAGATCTCAAGTCTTCGAAAAGAAGCCCTGAACCGCCTTTACCATCTGAAAGAGTTACACCTGCAACAAAACCTCATCACAAGTGTCCATCCACAGACATTCCAGGATTTAGTTCAGCTCAAG GTTCTAGATCTGAGCTTCAACATGTTAACCAGCCTTCATCTTTCCATATTCCTCCCTCTGCGTAACATCCGAGCGGACGTTCGGCTAGATGGAAATAGGTGGCACTGTGATTGCAGCATGCGCAGTTTGAGACGGTGGATGATATTTGACAGCAGCAGAGGCTTAGAGTCCTGGAATGTGGTGTGTGCCTCACCCTCTGTCCTATCAGGAAGAGATGTTCTACAGTTGGAGGAGCATGACCTGAATTGTTTCAGCAGTAAAAACGGACAACAGTTCCATCAAGATGTGACCGTCTATAGAGGATCTGACATACTTCTATCCTGCTCTGCACAAG ACTCGGTTTGGTGGACGCCCAATGGTCAGCTCTCTGTTATCCAACCCCAAGTTGATCTACTCCTCAAAGATGTCACAGCGAGAGACACAGggttgtatatgtgtgtgtctgaagGACAAATTGCTGCAGTATATAACCTCCAAATCAGCCAAGATGGAGGTCCAAAAAGAGGCCGAAGAGATTTACCTTCAAGCAGCCAACAAATATTCACACAAAACAGCCTTAACACTTTAAGTAGAGAGTTGAAATCAAGAGCCACACAGTCTAACTTGGCTCTGGCTGTTTGTCTgtctatttttttaacatttcttgTAGCCTTTATCCTCGGAGTCCTAGCAAGACCATGTATTGATGTTTTTTGGAAAAGTGTaaccaaaaagaaaaactcaaaCGCAGCCAACACCATTTCATCTGTTGAGCAAATGCAACACGATAATGAGGCCTACTCCTTTAGTGAAGAACCAGAAATGGTGGGAGCTTGCAGGGAGAGGAGAGTCACCTTCAGTACTGTGGACTTTACAGGGGACaacaatgttaaatattatgaTACTGTAGCCACTGGAGATCAGGAAGGTGTCAGTAACAATGCAGGAATTCACTGTGAAACTACTATGTTTGAGGGGCACTCTGATGGAGATTCAGGAAGTGAAACCAGCCTataccaaaacaaacacaacgaAGGCAAGAAATTATCGGATGGTGATGATACAAGCCAGACCCGTGGCATGGAGTTTGAACCAATCCCAGAACCCACTGGGCTGGATAAGAGGAGAAGCTTGTCTTCATCCTCAGAGTCTTCGCTACATGAAAAGggatcaaaagaagaacatatGGCATGGgaagacaacaaaacacaggCGCAATTTCAGCTGGTGACTGAGTCTGTCCAACAGAAAGCCGACTTCTCTAGAAAGACAAAGTTTGTGGCTCCCAGAAATTCGCAAGACGGTGAGACTGAAATGGTCGGATTTACTTCTGAAGCCTTTACAGAATGGTCACCTCACATACACCCAGCAGACAACAGTGTCTTGCCGGAAAGTGAATATTCATTTGAATTTAGCGATTCCAGTCAAAGTACAAAGTCTACCAGCCTCAAGAGGCATTTAGCCATCAACACACAATCACCATCAAAAGATACATCTTCCAGCAGTGAAAGTGATGATGCAACAACCGACCACACAGACAAGCATGAACTAGGGAAGTTGGGGATTGCCAGGTTTCCATCAGATAGTTATGATCTACAGACAAGGTGGCCTATTATTGATCTTCAGTATGTCCCTTGCATCAGAAACCGCCTAGATATCAAACCATTTTTGCCTGCCTCAAACTCATTTTCTAGTAGTGACAGTGAGGATGAAAGTGCTAAAACTCAATACAAACAAGAAAAAGTAGTGCTTGATACATCAAGTCATCCAGTTAAATTATATCAAACCACAGGTCGGAAGCAAGAAACACAATGGCCTGTTGTAGATGTTGAGCGAACATCACGCATCAAGAGACGTCTAGATGTCAAAGTACAATCCAAGTCTTCTGAGTCATCTTCAAGCAGCAGCAGTGAGGATGAAACAACTGAATATGCCACCAAACATGAAAAAGCAGAGCTATACACACAAAAGCCTCCAATAAAACTATCTGAAACAGTGGGCCACACACAAGAAACTAAATGGCCTCTTTTAGACCTTGATCAAACCACACGCCTCAAGAGGCGTTTAGCCATCAAAACACGGTCACCATCAAAAGATACATCTTCCAGCAGTGAAAGTGATGATGAAACAACCAACCAGACAGGCAAGCATGAACTCGGGAAGTTGGGTATTGCCAGGTTTCCATCAGGTAGTTCTAATCTACAGACAAGTTGGCCTATTATTGATCTTCAGTATGTCCCTCGCATCAGGAAGCGCCTAGATATCAAACCATTTCTGCCTGCCTCAAACTCATCTTCTAGTAGTGACAGTGAGGACGAAAATGCAAAAACTCAATACAAACAAGAAAAAGTAGTGCTTGACACATCAAGTCCTCTGGTTAAATTATCTCAAACCACAGGTCGAAAGCAAGAAACACAATGGCCTGTTGTAGATGTTGAACGAACAGCACGTATTAAGACGCGTCTCGATGTCAAAGTACAATCCAAGTCTTCCGAGTCATCTTCAAGCAGCAGCAGTGAGGATGAAACAACTGAACCTGTAATCAAACATGAAAATGCAGAGCTATACACACAAAGGCTTCCAATAAAACTATCTGAAACTGTGGGAAACACACAGGAAACTAAATGGCCTCTTTTAAACCTTGATCGAACCACACGCCTCAAGAGGCGTTTAGCCATCAAAACACAGTCACCATCAAAAGATACATCTTCCAGCAGTGAAAGTGATGATGAAACAACCAACCACACAGGCAAGCATGAACTAGGGAAGTTGGGGATTACCAGGTTTCCATCAAGTAGTTCTGATCTACAGACAAGGTGGCCTATTATTGATCTTCAGTATGTCCCTCGCATCAGAAAGCGCCTAGATATCAAACCGTTATTGCCTGCCTCAAACTCATTTTCTAGTAGTGACAGTGAGGACGAAAGTGCAAAAACTCAAtacaaacaagaaaaagttGTGCTTGATACATCAAGTCGTCCAGTTAAATTATATCAAACCACAGGTCTGAAGCAAGACACACAATGGCCTGTTGTAGATGTTGAACGAACATCACGCATCAAGAGACGTCTAGATGTCAAAGTGCAATCCAAGTCTTCTGAGTCATCTTCAAGCAGCAGCAGTGAGGATGAAACAACTGAATATGCCACCAAACATGAAAAAGCAGAGCTATACACACAAAGTCCTCCAATAAAACCATCTGAAAGAGTGGGAAACACACAGGAAACTAAATGGCCTCTTTTAGACCTCGATCGAACCACACGCCTCAAGAGGCGTTTAGCCATCAAAACACAGTCACCATCAAAAGATACATCTTCCAGCAGTGAAAGTGATGATGAAACAACCAACCACACAGGCAAGCATGAACTAGGGAAGTTGGGGATTACCAGGTTTCCATCAAGTAGTTCTGATCTACAGACAAGGTGGCCTATTATTGATCTTCAGTATGTCCCTCGCATCAGAAAGCGCCTAGATATCAAACCGTTATTGCCTGCCTCAAACTCATTTTCTAGTAGTGACAGTGAGGACGAAGGTGCAAAAACTCAATACAAACAAGAAAAAGTAGTGCTTGATACATCAAGTCGTCCAGTTAAATTATATCAAACCACAGGTCTGAAGCAAGACACACAATGGCCTGTTGTAGATGTTGAACGAACATCACGCATCAAGAGACGTCTAGATGTCAAAGTACAATCCAAGTCTTCCGAGTCATCTTCAAGCAGCAGCAGTGAGGATGAAACAACTGAACCTGTAATCAAACATGAAAATGCAGAGCTATACACGCAAAGGCCTCCAATAAAACTATCTGAAACTGTGGGAAACACACAGGAAACTAAATGGCCTCTTTTAAACCTTGATCGAACCACACGCCTCAAGAGGCGTTTAGCCATCAAAACACAGTCACCATCAAAAGATACATCTTCCAGCAGTGAAAGTGATGATGAAACAACCAACCACACAGGCAAGCATGAACTAGGGAAGTTGGGGATTACCAGGTTTCCATCAAGTAGTTCTGATCTACAGACAAGGTGGCCTATGATTGATCTTCAGTATGTCCCTCGCATCAGAAAGCGCCTAGATATCAAACCGTTATTGCCTGCCTCAAACTCATTTTCTAGTAGTGACAGTGAGGACGAAAGTGCAAAAACTCAATACAAACAAGAAAAAGTAGTGCTTGATACATCAAGTCGTCCAGTTAAATTATATCAAACCACAGGTCTGAAGCAAGAAACACAATGGCCTGTTGTAGATGTTGAACGAACATCACGCATCAAGAGACGTCTAGATGTCAAAGTACAATCCAAGTCTTCTGAGTCATCTTCAAGCAGCAGCAGTGAGGATGAAACAACTGAATATGCCACCAAACATGAAAAAGCAGAGCTATACACACAAAGGCCTCCAACAAAACTATCTGAAACAGTGGACCACACACAGGAAACTAAATGGCCTCTTTTAGACCTCGATCGAACCACACGCCTCAAGAGGCGTTTAGCCATCAAAACACAGTCACCATCAAAAGATACATCTTCCAGCAGTGAAAGTGATGATGAAACAACCAACCACACAGGCAAGCATGAACTAGGGAAGTTGGGGATTACCAGGTTTCCATCAAGTAGTTCTGATCTACAGACAAGGTGGCCTATTATTGATCTTCAGTATGTCCCTCGCATCAGAAAGCGCCTAGATATCAAGCCATATTTGCCTGcctcaaacacattttctaGTAGTGACAGTGAGGATGAAAGTGCAAAACCTCAAtacaaacaagaaaaagttGTGCTTGACACATCAAGTCGTCCAGTTAAATTATCTCAAACGCTGAAGCAAGAAACACAATGGCCTGTTATAGATGTTGAGCGAACAGCACGCATCAAGAGGCGTCTAGATGTCAAAGTACGATCCAAGTTTTCTGAGTCATCTTCGAGCAGCAGCAGTGAGGATGATACAACAAAACCTATAAATCATCAGGATGAAATTAAAATTGAGGAAAGTGATATCAGCATGATGAAAGACAGCAACTCGTCTCAGGTGGAAAGTTATCCAGTGACAAATTTGGATGACTTTGATATGATTGTTACATATAAACCCTTTAATAGTAGACGTCTTGATATCAAAGTTTCGCCTCCAGAAGTGAGTGCTAGCAGCAGCCTGTTGCACTCACAGCAGTCAGAATCAAGCTCTGCCACAAGTGAAAGTGATGATGAGAATGAAGACCACGACTACAACGTCATGTCCAAGGCTTCAGAAAAAGATTTGATCAGGTCCCCAACAGGTTCAATGTTGTCACTTTCTCCCCGTTCAAAGACAGACCATAATATCAAATTGGAAAAGTATACCAATCTAATGGATGACTTTGGCAACAAACTGGAACATGACAACATTCATGCAGCAGCAGAGATAAACCCAGAGCTGCAGTCGCGATGGGCCACAATGAATCTTGGCTTTTCCCGTTTCAGAAAGAGGATTGAAATCTCATCAAGCACACCAGACAAAGCTGATTCCCTCCTTTTCTCCAATGCAGAAAGTGAAACAGGGACTATAGCCAGCAGAGCAAGACAGAAAAGGATTTTGGCATTACAAAAACTCACACAGGCTGACTCAACTATGACGCTTGATGGCACACCAGTGACTGTTTCTCAAGATGAATGGTCAAGCAATTCATTgacaaataatgataatttgtCACAAGATTATAGCCTCTCAATGACTGAACATAAATCGGAAACAAACACTGAGAGGTCTAGTTTTGATATATCTCATGTTAAGAGGAATGTGGATGTTGTGGTTAGGGAGAAGCATCCTGTCACGTCATCATTACAATCCATTTCCCACTCCTCTTCAAGTAGCAGTGAAGCAGAGATCGATCCAAGTGTGTCTGACCTGAGTTTTGGTGTACCACACATTAAAAGACGGCTGAACATAAAGGCACCATCACCACAGCCAAGTTTGACTTCCACCACTGAAAGTGAAAAATGGACAACAGGTGACACTGGAATTAGACCTGAATTAAAGACAGATGACTCTCTCATCACCTACAAGCGCTTGATTATGAAGACTCCATCGCTGCCTGGTGACACATTCTCCTCCACGAGTTCCAGCCAAACCACTGACTATCTAAAAGAAGGATATACAGCTACTGGAAGGACAGCCATCGCACAAAAAGGGGAAAATGAAAGGGTTCCTGATGCTCCAAAGAAAGGTTTCAGTTTTGACGATTTATTCAAGAAGATCAAACATTCCAAAAACAGAGCAGGTGAGGAGATGCCACCAGACATAAGGTGGACAGGCATTGGTCATCATCAACTCGACCTTTCTAGTTCCCCTCCCAGCAAGAGTGCCCACTCAACCTTATTGTTGCCGCATGGAGCTCCACCCAAACTGCCAGAGCTTCCTCCGCCTGACTCCTCCAACAGTTCCAGTAGTGAAAGTGATGCTGAAACAGAGGAAAAGCATATAGAATTAAATCCAAATCAGAGGGGTAAATATTCCTCTTTTAGTGCAGATGGAGGCTCTCTTGCACCCAGTGGTGCTGCATACATGTCTGACAGGTCACTTGGTGGTAGAGGTGAGCCTTTGAGGGGTGTGTCTGTGGATGGGAGGGAAGTGAGAGGACTCAGGGCCCTGAAAGTCAAGTTCTCCGAAAGACAAATGTGGGAGACAGAAAACGTTAATGAGCCTGAGTCCCTTTTATCTGTTGGTTCCCACAGTGGGGACATTGTTAAATACCACATTTCAAATGTGGATGGTGAACCTTTTTCCCAACAACGGCTAACACAATCCTATCCAAGAGCTGAGAGAAGAGAGTTCCAATATAGTTCTTCTCACTACAGGAAGTATGAAAGCTACGATATTGGACCACCACAGGAGGCTCCACCTCCTGTTCCAGCAACGCCACCACCAGACGAGTCACTTGAACGGAATTGGAGATCACCACCACAAAGCATCAAGAAACAAACACGGGAAGAAAGCAGAGCCAACCAACAGCAGAGAGATAGGAATAACCCATCTTTACAGACATCACAAATCTATGATTCCTATAATATAAGTCAGGTTTAA